The Cryomorphaceae bacterium 1068 genome includes a region encoding these proteins:
- a CDS encoding DUF2490 domain-containing protein, with protein MKKTLLIAFAAIFSFQGIGQDVYRFGLLPVFNTNAKLKNDFSLNVKLENRHILSRGTLNGELRGNDYRFERQDIAGILAKKLSANTRVGAGYLFRLESERVIHRLIQQISITQPLNKVRIAHRFSSDQTWDPDEAFEFRLRYRIGLEVPLSGTQIDPNELYFKSNLEYLARFQAGFVNEFRAIPALGYLAKNKNSFELGLDYRVGTVFEPIIGHGFWVYFGYYLRLNN; from the coding sequence TTGAAAAAAACTCTTCTCATAGCCTTTGCTGCCATTTTCTCCTTTCAAGGAATTGGTCAAGATGTGTACCGTTTTGGTTTGCTTCCGGTGTTTAACACCAATGCCAAATTGAAAAATGATTTCAGTCTGAACGTCAAGCTGGAGAATCGACATATTCTAAGCAGAGGCACTCTCAACGGTGAGCTAAGAGGGAATGACTATCGATTCGAGAGGCAAGACATCGCGGGGATACTCGCTAAGAAGCTTTCCGCGAACACAAGAGTGGGAGCGGGCTACCTTTTTCGACTCGAATCGGAGAGGGTGATTCACCGATTGATCCAGCAGATTTCTATTACCCAACCCCTGAATAAAGTGCGGATCGCGCACCGATTCAGCTCCGATCAGACCTGGGATCCCGATGAGGCTTTCGAATTCAGGCTGCGCTACCGAATAGGTCTTGAAGTGCCTTTGTCGGGAACTCAGATCGATCCGAATGAGCTTTATTTTAAGTCGAATTTAGAATACCTGGCGCGCTTTCAAGCAGGATTTGTGAATGAATTCAGGGCAATTCCCGCACTGGGCTATCTGGCAAAAAACAAAAATTCCTTTGAGCTTGGCTTGGACTATCGTGTTGGCACCGTATTCGAACCCATCATAGGTCATGGATTTTGGGTTTATTTCGGTTATTATCTTCGACTCAACAACTAG
- a CDS encoding Rrf2 family transcriptional regulator, with protein MFSKTCEYAIKAMVYIWHRDYSVTTWASLKEIAEAIDSPPSFTSKVLQQLAKKELLLSMRGPSGGFSKLKKGDIRLGDVIMAIDGPKITRKCILGFEECNTAYPCALHDKFAHIRDDLNKVLDETKIEGLGDLFSSGAFYLKED; from the coding sequence TTGTTTTCAAAAACTTGCGAGTATGCCATAAAAGCTATGGTATATATTTGGCACAGGGATTATTCGGTTACTACTTGGGCCAGTTTAAAAGAAATAGCTGAGGCTATTGATTCGCCTCCCTCGTTTACCTCAAAAGTGCTCCAGCAGCTCGCTAAAAAAGAATTGCTGCTCTCGATGCGCGGGCCTTCGGGAGGGTTCAGCAAATTGAAAAAAGGAGATATTCGACTGGGAGATGTGATTATGGCAATTGACGGGCCCAAAATCACTAGAAAATGCATTCTTGGTTTCGAAGAGTGCAATACTGCTTATCCTTGCGCTCTGCACGATAAATTTGCCCATATCCGCGATGATCTAAATAAAGTATTGGACGAAACGAAGATTGAGGGATTGGGAGACTTATTTTCCAGCGGGGCTTTCTATTTGAAGGAAGACTAA
- a CDS encoding ABC transporter permease produces the protein MLKILKYSFYDLVRSLWSLVYLVFYMVLGFVLLFLNNDLSKAVITLMNVIVILVPLIATIFGIMYYYNSREFTQLLLAQPVKRSSIFMGQYLGVACSLSLSLVIGLGIPFVLYGLFVSDAIYDFLLLLVVGSFLTLIFTAFSFNIALSNENKIKGFGYAVLMWLFFAVIYDGAFLMSLIIFEEYPLDTFSLAATLFNPIDLSRTLILLKLDISALLGYTGAVFKDFFGTSLGLFLSIFTLITWTIALVARIVFKSGKKDF, from the coding sequence ATGCTTAAAATTCTTAAATACAGTTTTTACGACTTGGTGCGTAGTCTTTGGAGCTTGGTGTATCTCGTCTTCTATATGGTTTTGGGATTCGTTCTTCTTTTTCTCAATAACGACCTTTCGAAAGCGGTGATCACTCTAATGAATGTCATTGTAATTTTGGTGCCCCTCATCGCCACAATTTTTGGGATCATGTATTATTACAACTCAAGGGAGTTCACGCAATTATTGCTCGCCCAACCCGTAAAGCGCTCCTCCATTTTTATGGGTCAGTACTTGGGAGTAGCCTGCTCGTTGAGCCTAAGTTTAGTTATTGGCCTAGGTATTCCATTCGTCCTTTATGGCCTATTTGTGAGCGACGCGATTTACGATTTCCTTCTCCTGTTGGTAGTAGGGAGTTTTCTTACGCTCATTTTCACGGCTTTCTCTTTCAATATTGCGTTATCAAACGAAAACAAGATTAAGGGTTTTGGCTATGCTGTTTTGATGTGGCTCTTCTTCGCAGTGATCTATGATGGAGCTTTTTTGATGTCGCTTATCATTTTTGAGGAGTATCCTTTAGATACTTTTTCATTGGCTGCCACGCTGTTTAATCCCATCGACCTTTCGCGCACCCTTATCCTACTCAAGCTTGATATATCCGCTTTGCTGGGCTACACAGGTGCCGTATTCAAGGATTTTTTTGGCACCAGCCTTGGATTGTTCTTATCCATTTTTACCCTTATCACTTGGACGATTGCCCTTGTCGCCAGGATTGTCTTCAAATCGGGGAAAAAGGATTTTTAG
- a CDS encoding ABC transporter ATP-binding protein, translating to MIEVKNLSKRFGKNKVLIDLNLDIRKPGIFAVLGPNGSGKTTLIKSILGMNIPDKGSISLNGEQIRKKWKYREEIQYLPQIATFPGNLRLIELIRMIKDMRSSESQEEELIELFSLKPFLRKQLSTLSGGTKQKVNVVLAFMIDAPIVILDEPTTGLDPQAMIHLRGLIRKAKEEGKTILITSHIMQFVEEVADEIIYLLEGKIYFKGSLSELREKSGQDDLEHAIASITSVKSYA from the coding sequence ATGATAGAAGTAAAGAATTTAAGCAAGCGATTTGGGAAGAATAAGGTTTTGATTGACCTAAATCTCGACATCCGCAAACCTGGGATTTTTGCAGTACTTGGCCCAAATGGTTCAGGAAAAACCACCTTGATCAAGTCTATACTTGGTATGAATATTCCCGATAAGGGAAGCATCTCGCTCAATGGAGAACAGATTCGCAAGAAGTGGAAGTATCGCGAAGAAATTCAATACCTCCCACAGATTGCGACCTTTCCGGGGAATTTGCGTCTGATTGAGCTGATAAGAATGATCAAGGATATGCGCAGCTCCGAGAGCCAAGAGGAAGAACTAATCGAGCTTTTCAGCTTAAAGCCCTTTTTGCGAAAGCAGCTTTCTACCCTTTCGGGAGGAACCAAACAGAAGGTAAATGTAGTGCTGGCTTTTATGATTGACGCTCCTATTGTCATTCTCGACGAACCCACCACAGGTTTGGACCCACAGGCCATGATACACCTTCGTGGACTGATCCGAAAAGCCAAAGAGGAAGGAAAAACCATCTTGATTACTTCGCACATTATGCAATTCGTTGAGGAAGTAGCCGATGAAATTATCTACTTGCTTGAAGGAAAAATTTACTTTAAAGGAAGCCTGAGTGAGCTTCGCGAAAAATCAGGTCAAGATGATTTAGAACATGCCATTGCTTCCATAACTTCAGTTAAGAGCTATGCTTAA
- a CDS encoding nitrous oxide reductase family maturation protein NosD, with protein MVVKPASGAIVKVCPTCVLQSIQSGIYAASPHDTVWIEKATYQEYNIKVDRPITIKGDRYPVIDGEDQGEIITIYSDSVTLDGLFIINVGTSYTTDYAAIRVVKSKYFTIQNVVLEKLFFGIYLEKSSYGKVYHNKIIGDAVDEYNSGNGIQLWYSNNIEVDQNHVQGARDGIYLEFSDTISITNNTSTKNIRYGLHFMFSDDDIYENNTFEDNGAGVAVMFSKRIKMLNNTFRLNWGTASYGMLLKEINDAEIIGNTFEENTIGINIEGSNRINYERNNFIGNGWAVKVVGACYENKFRQNNFLYNSFDVSYNSNLNDNEFDGNYWSSYTGYDLNKDKVGDVPYRPVKLFSYIVNRTPETIVLLRSLFMEIIDFSEKVSPVFTPDNLVDTNPMMRRIE; from the coding sequence ATGGTTGTAAAACCAGCAAGTGGGGCTATCGTAAAGGTATGTCCCACTTGTGTTTTACAAAGTATCCAGTCGGGAATATATGCAGCATCTCCCCATGATACTGTCTGGATAGAAAAAGCCACCTACCAAGAGTATAATATCAAGGTAGATCGTCCAATCACCATCAAGGGCGATCGCTACCCCGTGATTGACGGGGAAGACCAAGGTGAGATCATCACCATCTATTCCGACAGCGTCACCCTAGATGGCCTATTCATTATAAACGTTGGTACCAGCTACACCACCGATTACGCAGCCATACGGGTAGTAAAAAGTAAGTACTTCACCATTCAAAATGTAGTGTTAGAAAAACTCTTCTTTGGGATTTACCTCGAGAAATCGAGCTACGGAAAGGTTTACCACAATAAAATCATCGGTGATGCGGTAGATGAGTACAATTCGGGAAACGGCATTCAGCTTTGGTACTCCAATAACATCGAGGTAGATCAAAACCACGTGCAAGGAGCTCGCGATGGAATTTACCTTGAGTTTTCTGATACCATCAGCATTACCAATAACACCTCCACCAAAAACATCAGGTACGGTCTCCATTTTATGTTTTCCGATGATGATATTTACGAGAACAATACCTTCGAAGACAACGGAGCGGGGGTTGCGGTCATGTTTTCAAAGCGGATAAAAATGCTCAACAATACCTTTCGGTTGAATTGGGGAACGGCCAGCTACGGCATGCTCCTTAAGGAAATAAACGATGCAGAAATCATCGGCAACACCTTTGAAGAAAACACCATCGGTATCAATATCGAAGGGTCGAACAGGATCAATTACGAGCGCAATAATTTCATCGGAAACGGCTGGGCGGTGAAGGTGGTTGGCGCCTGCTATGAAAATAAGTTCAGGCAGAACAATTTTCTTTATAACAGCTTCGATGTATCCTATAACAGCAATTTGAACGACAACGAATTCGATGGGAACTATTGGAGCAGCTACACGGGCTACGACTTGAATAAGGATAAGGTGGGCGATGTGCCCTATCGGCCTGTTAAGCTCTTTTCGTACATCGTAAATCGTACACCAGAGACCATCGTGCTGTTGCGAAGTTTGTTCATGGAAATAATTGACTTTTCAGAAAAGGTAAGCCCTGTGTTTACTCCCGATAACCTTGTGGATACCAATCCTATGATGCGCCGAATAGAATGA
- a CDS encoding nitrous oxide reductase accessory protein NosL, translated as MRIHQLSILFILLLLLVGCSISQKPIDYGEAACHYCSMTIVDKQHAAQIVTDKGKVFNYDAIECMMNQMNEADAPTVALFLANDYSNPGELMDATNATYLISEGIPSPMGAFLTGFSSEAEASAAHASHGGELYDWEGLKEKFKE; from the coding sequence ATGAGAATACATCAATTATCTATTCTTTTCATTCTACTGCTCCTGTTGGTGGGATGTTCCATCAGCCAAAAACCCATTGATTATGGCGAAGCCGCGTGCCACTATTGCAGTATGACCATTGTGGACAAGCAGCACGCTGCGCAAATAGTAACTGACAAGGGAAAGGTGTTCAACTACGACGCCATCGAGTGCATGATGAATCAAATGAACGAGGCAGATGCGCCAACGGTTGCCCTATTTTTGGCCAACGATTATTCCAATCCAGGCGAATTGATGGATGCAACTAATGCTACTTATTTGATTAGCGAAGGAATTCCCAGTCCGATGGGGGCTTTCCTCACAGGGTTCAGTTCTGAGGCGGAAGCTAGCGCTGCGCATGCCTCCCATGGCGGAGAGTTATACGATTGGGAAGGACTGAAGGAAAAATTTAAAGAGTAA
- the nosZ gene encoding Sec-dependent nitrous-oxide reductase, translated as MKNIKYSLIALMGIALMISGCGNQNGNGSNKNGALSSNNAEKVYVAPGEYDEFYAFVSGGYSGNITVVGLPSGRLFKEIPVFSQFATSGYGYSEETKPMLNTSFGFVPWDDSHHPDISQTNGELDGRWVFINGNNTPRIARIDLTTFETTEIIEIPNSGGNHSSAFVTENTEYVIAGTRFAVPVPQRDMPINEMKGNFKGAVSFISVDQETGRMGIKFQILMPGFNYDLSHPGRGKSHGWHFLSTYNTEEAHSLMEVNASQNDKDFIAAVNWKKIEEYVNNGGGTMMPANYAHNVYDEHTHMATSTMKKEVLTVDPTEIPGAIYFLPTPKSPHGCDVDPTGEYIIGNGKLSADLTAHSFTKMIDAIENEKFDGEAYGIPILKFEDVLGGTVSSGGLGPLHTEFDDKGNAYTTFFISSEIVKWKVGTFEVIDRKPCYYSVGHLMIPGGNSQKPFGKYVLAMNKITKDRYLPVGPEMEHSAQLYDISGEKMELIYDFPTHGEPHYAAGCPAELLMANSKKIYRLEENKHPYGINNPSEARVERNGKEVHIYMSTIRSHFTPDNIEGIKVGDEVYFHITNHEQDFDVPHGFAMMGQNTSELLIMPGQTKTSIWLPKKVGVWPFYCTDFCSALHQEMQGYVRVSPANSDVELSWSLGED; from the coding sequence ATGAAAAACATAAAATACAGCCTGATTGCCTTGATGGGAATCGCTCTGATGATTTCTGGATGTGGAAATCAAAATGGAAACGGCTCCAATAAAAATGGTGCGCTTTCATCAAACAACGCTGAGAAAGTGTACGTAGCTCCTGGGGAGTACGATGAGTTTTACGCCTTTGTTTCTGGCGGATACAGCGGTAACATCACCGTAGTGGGTCTGCCTTCTGGCCGTCTTTTTAAGGAAATCCCGGTATTCTCTCAGTTTGCTACTTCGGGTTACGGCTATTCTGAGGAAACGAAGCCTATGCTCAACACTTCCTTTGGTTTTGTGCCTTGGGATGATTCACACCACCCTGATATTTCGCAAACCAACGGTGAGCTTGACGGTCGTTGGGTATTTATCAATGGGAACAATACACCACGTATTGCACGAATTGACCTCACCACTTTCGAAACGACTGAGATTATTGAGATTCCGAATTCGGGAGGTAACCACAGTTCGGCTTTTGTTACTGAAAATACGGAGTACGTAATAGCAGGAACGCGTTTCGCAGTTCCGGTTCCGCAGAGAGATATGCCCATCAACGAAATGAAGGGTAATTTCAAGGGAGCTGTTTCCTTTATCAGTGTAGATCAGGAAACGGGTAGAATGGGAATTAAATTCCAGATCTTGATGCCTGGTTTCAACTACGATCTTTCTCACCCTGGTCGCGGAAAATCTCACGGATGGCACTTCCTCTCTACTTACAATACCGAGGAGGCTCACTCATTGATGGAGGTTAACGCTTCTCAAAATGATAAGGATTTTATTGCAGCGGTAAACTGGAAGAAAATTGAAGAGTATGTCAATAACGGCGGTGGTACGATGATGCCAGCCAACTACGCTCACAACGTGTACGATGAGCATACGCACATGGCTACATCTACCATGAAGAAAGAGGTACTAACAGTAGATCCTACCGAGATTCCTGGTGCGATTTACTTTCTTCCAACGCCAAAGTCGCCTCATGGTTGTGATGTTGACCCTACCGGTGAGTACATCATCGGTAACGGTAAGCTCTCTGCAGATTTGACCGCGCACTCCTTCACAAAAATGATCGACGCCATCGAGAATGAAAAATTCGACGGTGAAGCCTACGGTATTCCGATCTTGAAATTTGAGGATGTTCTTGGCGGAACGGTATCCAGTGGTGGTCTCGGGCCACTCCATACTGAGTTTGACGACAAAGGAAATGCCTACACCACATTCTTCATCTCTTCTGAGATTGTGAAGTGGAAAGTTGGAACGTTTGAAGTTATTGACCGCAAGCCTTGTTACTACTCTGTGGGTCACTTGATGATTCCTGGTGGAAACTCTCAAAAGCCATTCGGTAAGTACGTTTTGGCGATGAATAAAATCACCAAAGATCGCTACCTACCTGTGGGCCCTGAGATGGAACACAGTGCCCAACTCTACGATATCTCTGGTGAGAAAATGGAGTTGATCTACGATTTCCCAACTCACGGTGAGCCTCACTATGCGGCGGGATGTCCTGCAGAACTATTAATGGCCAATTCCAAAAAGATCTATCGTCTTGAAGAAAACAAGCATCCTTACGGAATTAACAACCCAAGCGAAGCACGGGTAGAAAGAAACGGTAAGGAGGTGCATATTTATATGTCAACCATACGCTCTCACTTTACACCTGACAATATTGAAGGGATAAAAGTGGGCGATGAAGTGTACTTCCACATCACCAACCACGAGCAAGATTTCGATGTGCCTCACGGTTTTGCCATGATGGGACAGAATACCTCTGAGTTGTTAATCATGCCTGGACAAACCAAAACTTCTATTTGGTTGCCCAAAAAAGTTGGGGTTTGGCCATTCTATTGCACAGATTTCTGTTCGGCACTCCACCAAGAGATGCAAGGATATGTTCGCGTTTCTCCTGCAAACTCTGATGTGGAGTTATCCTGGAGCTTAGGCGAGGACTAA
- a CDS encoding fasciclin domain-containing protein encodes MKRIIKNLILPSLASMLLVVTSCQSPNAESSSASAPAETEEISKEAGQAFIEGDVGKPNVLQIAIGSEDHTTLVAAVQAADLENALVNAGPLMVFAPVNAAFDALPEGTVETLLKPENKEQLATILKHHVTAGKYDKEFLKKFKKLGQADDTNVTIEVKGDDVYVGGAKILASVDAGNGIVHVVDKVILPE; translated from the coding sequence ATGAAAAGGATCATTAAAAATTTAATTCTCCCCAGTTTGGCTTCCATGCTATTGGTTGTCACTTCGTGTCAATCGCCTAATGCTGAATCTTCTTCTGCATCGGCTCCAGCCGAAACCGAAGAGATTAGCAAGGAAGCAGGTCAGGCCTTTATTGAAGGTGATGTAGGAAAGCCCAATGTGCTTCAAATCGCTATAGGATCAGAAGACCACACCACTCTGGTAGCGGCTGTGCAAGCTGCCGATTTAGAAAATGCCCTTGTAAATGCAGGGCCATTGATGGTTTTTGCTCCTGTAAACGCTGCTTTCGACGCATTGCCAGAAGGCACCGTAGAAACATTGCTAAAGCCTGAGAATAAAGAGCAATTGGCTACTATTCTTAAGCACCACGTAACTGCGGGTAAATACGACAAGGAGTTTTTGAAGAAATTCAAGAAGCTCGGTCAAGCCGATGACACCAACGTTACGATTGAAGTCAAAGGAGACGATGTTTATGTAGGCGGTGCCAAAATTCTGGCTAGTGTAGATGCGGGCAACGGTATCGTGCACGTCGTAGATAAGGTCATCCTACCTGAATAA
- a CDS encoding cytochrome c, with protein MNDLLKITCVCLLVSLFSCGGGDEPQKATNAPAPKSMLEEKLPPASERITLDDKGVGQIKEITLDPEINQDMVAEGAAIFKTNCTACHKVDKRFIGPSPKGILERRSPEWIMNMILDPQLMVEEDRCAKDLLVEFNGAAMANQNMTVEQTRAVLEYFRTL; from the coding sequence ATGAACGATCTTCTCAAAATCACTTGTGTTTGCCTCCTTGTTTCCCTCTTTAGTTGCGGAGGTGGTGATGAACCTCAAAAAGCCACCAATGCTCCCGCACCTAAATCAATGCTTGAAGAAAAACTTCCACCCGCATCTGAAAGAATCACACTCGATGACAAAGGAGTAGGACAGATCAAAGAGATTACACTTGATCCTGAGATCAATCAGGATATGGTAGCCGAAGGAGCTGCTATTTTTAAAACAAATTGCACGGCGTGTCACAAAGTAGATAAGCGCTTTATCGGCCCATCGCCAAAAGGTATTTTGGAAAGAAGAAGCCCCGAATGGATTATGAATATGATTCTCGATCCTCAACTCATGGTTGAAGAAGATCGCTGTGCGAAAGACTTACTTGTAGAATTTAACGGTGCCGCAATGGCCAACCAAAATATGACCGTGGAGCAAACACGCGCCGTTTTGGAATATTTCAGAACCCTATAA
- a CDS encoding pyridoxal-dependent decarboxylase: MNQVWKKKSQEEIKKIVFGALTETVDYRKHHALGVPASYLDKQVFNQDVSFLQEAPYLSALLQNPNHIGCHTLGKSESFFKGTHQIERELIEICAVDILKGERAAQDGYVSSGGTEANIQAVWTYRNYYQDLFAAKSEEICVLCSEDSHYSMSKAANLLGLSIYKVKVEQDSRKISGHNISAAIRAAKAEGKKYFVVVCNMITTMFGSVDDIDLYTQQLEAQSCLYKLHVDGAYGGFYYPFCNPESRLTFENPHISSFTLDAHKMAQAPYGTGVFIIRKNLIHHVHTKEASYVEGEDCTLIGSRSGANAIAVWMILTKNGPHGWHEKVSILQQRTNWLCQKLKRMDMDFYRHPSSNIVAIKSTSINPSTAHRFGLVADNHANPKWFKIVVMEHVTIDKLEALIEAVVQPTL, translated from the coding sequence ATGAACCAAGTCTGGAAAAAGAAGTCTCAGGAAGAGATTAAAAAAATTGTTTTTGGAGCCTTGACCGAAACGGTTGACTACCGAAAGCATCATGCACTGGGAGTACCTGCATCTTATTTGGATAAGCAGGTTTTTAATCAGGATGTGAGCTTTTTGCAAGAAGCACCTTATCTATCTGCGTTATTGCAAAACCCCAACCACATCGGTTGCCACACCCTGGGAAAGTCCGAATCATTTTTCAAAGGAACCCACCAAATTGAGAGGGAGCTGATAGAAATATGTGCTGTTGACATATTGAAAGGAGAACGAGCTGCGCAGGACGGCTACGTTTCTTCGGGAGGTACGGAAGCAAATATTCAAGCCGTTTGGACTTATCGAAACTATTATCAAGACCTATTTGCTGCCAAAAGTGAAGAAATCTGCGTGCTGTGTAGTGAAGACAGCCATTACTCTATGAGCAAAGCGGCCAATCTTTTGGGATTGAGTATTTACAAAGTCAAGGTAGAACAAGACTCTCGAAAAATAAGTGGTCATAACATTAGCGCAGCCATTCGAGCTGCCAAGGCCGAGGGCAAGAAATACTTCGTTGTGGTATGCAATATGATAACGACCATGTTTGGATCGGTTGATGACATCGACCTTTACACCCAGCAACTCGAGGCCCAATCGTGCCTATACAAGCTGCACGTAGATGGTGCTTACGGAGGTTTTTATTATCCTTTTTGCAATCCTGAATCTCGCCTAACCTTTGAGAATCCTCACATTTCTTCGTTTACCCTTGATGCACACAAAATGGCTCAGGCTCCATACGGAACAGGTGTGTTTATCATTCGCAAGAATCTTATACACCATGTCCACACCAAGGAGGCAAGCTATGTAGAAGGTGAAGACTGTACACTCATTGGAAGCAGATCAGGCGCAAACGCCATAGCCGTTTGGATGATTCTCACAAAAAATGGCCCGCATGGTTGGCACGAAAAGGTATCTATCCTTCAGCAACGCACCAATTGGCTCTGCCAAAAACTAAAGCGTATGGATATGGATTTTTATCGCCACCCATCATCCAATATTGTTGCCATCAAAAGTACTTCCATCAATCCATCCACCGCTCATCGCTTTGGCCTTGTAGCCGATAATCACGCGAATCCTAAGTGGTTCAAAATAGTTGTAATGGAACATGTCACGATAGATAAGCTGGAAGCTCTTATAGAGGCGGTTGTACAGCCTACTTTATAG